Proteins encoded together in one Oncorhynchus mykiss isolate Arlee chromosome 7, USDA_OmykA_1.1, whole genome shotgun sequence window:
- the LOC110527578 gene encoding N-acetyllactosaminide beta-1,3-N-acetylglucosaminyltransferase 4, with product MRILFRIQSRSRWSLVIGTALLIGVLRLLHVNHTDGPRNTSPSAKPPPSQSAVDVFKCSRNDTVNNISSSIPPTHRNFLVYKHCRTFSRLLSPTPCQNDLFLLLAVKSTAIQVDRRSALRNTWGKKGYVQGKTVKLLFLVGKSSDTIQGYPLQQVLEWESREFGDILQWDFDDSFFNLTLKEIHFLKWFRLECRWAHYVFKGDDDVFVHTSNLVEYVKDNKPSEQLYAGNIMSGYPVRDKQSKYFIPVEMYPNKPYPLYAGGGGYLMSNQTVLSLEVAASSIDLFPIDDVFVGLCLQKMNITLTHHSGFKTFGLKQGVTHFNPCIYRELMVVHKLNPTEMWTMWSLQQDPKLQCFRSRT from the coding sequence ATGAGGATCCTCTTCAGAATCCAGAGCCGCAGTAGATGGTCCCTTGTCATTGGCACTGCGTTGTTGATTGGCGTCCTCAGACTATTGCACGTGAACCACACAGATGGGCCCCGGAACACTTCTCCCTCTGCCAAACCACCACCTTCACAGTCCGCTGTGGATGTCTTCAAGTGCTCCCGGAATGACACTGTGAACAACATTTCATCCTCTATTCCACCTACCCACCGCAACTTCCTTGTGTACAAACACTGCAGGACATTCTCCCGCCTGCTGTCTCCGACACCCTGTCAGAATGACCTCTTTCTCCTGCTGGCCGTTAAGTCCACAGCCATCCAGGTTGATCGCAGGTCTGCACTTCGGAACACATGGGGGAAGAAGGGATATGTTCAGGGTAAGACGGTGAAACTATTGTTCCTAGTAGGTAAGTCTTCAGACACAATACAGGGTTACCCGCTGCAGCAGGTACTGGAGTGGGAGAGCAGAGAGTTTGGGGACATCCTGCAGTGGGATTTTGACGACAGTTTTTTCAACCTGACCCTAAAGGAGATCCACTTCCTCAAATGGTTCCGCCTGGAGTGCCGCTGGGCACACTATGTGTTCAAAGGGGACGATGATGTTTTTGTTCACACCAGCAATCTGGTGGAATATGTTAAGGACAACAAGCCCTCCGAGCAACTATATGCTGGGAACATCATGTCTGGCTATCCAGTCCGggacaaacaaagtaaatatttCATACCAGTGGAGATGTACCCCAACAAGCCATATCCTCTATACGCTGGGGGTGGGGGCTACCTGATGTCAAATCAGACTGTGCTGAGTCTGGAAGTGGCAGCGTCCAGTATTGACCTGTTCCCCATTGATGATGTCTTTGTGGGCTTGTGCCTACAGAAGATGAACATCACGCTGACGCACCACTCTGGCTTCAAGACCTTTGGGCTCAAACAGGGGGTGACACACTTCAACCCCTGCATTTACAGGGAGCTCATGGTGGTGCACAAACTGAATCCCACCGAGATGTGGACAATGTGGTCTCTACAGCAGGACCCAAAGCTGCAATGCTTTAGATCAAGGACGTGA